In a single window of the Rhizobiaceae bacterium genome:
- the tatB gene encoding Sec-independent protein translocase protein TatB, giving the protein MLEVGWTEMLVIAVVLIVVVGPKDLPGMLRTFGRTTTKLRKMAGDFQRQFNEALEEAELDDVKKSVDALRSLNPATEIKKQLNPFEKAAAEVRAGLDTLKPQTSPQPSAKLEPAEPLKTGATGLPEAATQPVAAAAQAVKAKPAAKTKPAAKAKSAAKPKPTVKAKPAVEPKPAAEAKPASKPKTARKKT; this is encoded by the coding sequence ATGCTCGAGGTTGGCTGGACCGAAATGCTGGTGATCGCGGTCGTTTTGATCGTGGTCGTCGGACCAAAGGATCTGCCCGGAATGTTGCGCACATTCGGGCGGACCACGACGAAATTGCGCAAGATGGCGGGCGATTTTCAGCGCCAGTTCAATGAGGCGCTTGAAGAAGCCGAACTTGACGACGTGAAGAAGTCGGTCGACGCGCTGCGCAGCCTGAATCCTGCGACCGAAATCAAGAAGCAGCTCAATCCGTTTGAAAAAGCTGCAGCGGAGGTGCGCGCAGGCCTCGACACGCTCAAGCCACAGACCTCGCCGCAGCCTTCCGCGAAACTGGAGCCTGCCGAACCCCTGAAAACGGGCGCTACGGGATTGCCCGAGGCGGCCACGCAGCCCGTCGCGGCCGCGGCGCAAGCCGTCAAAGCCAAACCAGCGGCGAAAACCAAACCTGCGGCGAAGGCGAAGTCCGCCGCGAAGCCGAAACCAACGGTCAAGGCGAAACCTGCGGTTGAGCCGAAACCGGCGGCGGAAGCAAAGCCGGCGTCCAAACCCAAGACGGCGAGGAAAAAGACGTGA
- a CDS encoding DinB family protein, with the protein MKQHFRMFAAYNQWANTRIYDAAADLTEEEFQRDVGAFFKSMMGTLNHIVAADRIWMKRFTNGGDAPTELDHITSRELGKLRKVRATEDKRIIDWIDSQSEKALGGRFTYMTVTDMRTVSQRLAPALDHFFNHQTHHRGQAHTILTMLGKASVPLDLIYFQRTEEGRAFA; encoded by the coding sequence ATGAAACAGCATTTCAGAATGTTCGCGGCCTACAATCAATGGGCCAACACGCGAATCTACGATGCCGCGGCGGATTTGACGGAGGAGGAATTCCAGCGAGATGTGGGTGCGTTTTTCAAGTCAATGATGGGCACGCTGAACCACATTGTTGCCGCAGACCGCATCTGGATGAAGCGCTTCACCAATGGCGGGGATGCGCCGACAGAACTCGACCACATCACAAGCCGCGAGTTGGGCAAGCTTCGCAAGGTGCGGGCGACCGAGGACAAGCGCATCATCGACTGGATCGATTCGCAGAGCGAAAAGGCGCTCGGCGGGCGCTTCACCTATATGACCGTTACCGATATGCGCACGGTTTCCCAGCGGCTTGCACCCGCGCTCGATCATTTTTTCAACCATCAGACACATCATCGCGGACAGGCGCACACGATCCTGACGATGCTGGGAAAAGCCTCCGTGCCGCTCGACCTGATCTATTTCCAGCGTACGGAAGAGGGCCGCGCCTTTGCGTAA
- a CDS encoding ABC transporter ATP-binding protein: protein MSRASAGVSFAARLAFEDIYHRFADGTETLRGVSLTAEPGEVLCLLGPSGSGKTTLLRIAAGIEAQSTGRLLLNDREIAGPSVFLPPEQRSIGLVFQDFALFPHLTILENVRFGLTALSKEEGRKQGMIALERVGLTPLAEAYPHMLSGGEQQRVALARALAPRPAVLLLDEPFSGLDSRLKDSVRAETLEILRRSRATAIVVTHDAEEAMRMGDRIALLKGGRLVQVGRSRDLYLRPASLFAAGFFSELNLFHGKVRNSTVETPVGTFAAGELSEGADATVAVRTAGFDLSEDAGAVRVKVLSRHYLGVVEMVELALQGYEQPVRARIRCGVVPEAARDIWLTPRTSDVLVFESERESA, encoded by the coding sequence GTGAGCCGTGCGTCGGCGGGCGTGTCCTTTGCCGCGCGTCTCGCCTTCGAGGATATTTATCATCGTTTCGCGGACGGCACCGAGACGCTGCGCGGTGTGTCGCTCACCGCCGAGCCGGGCGAGGTGCTCTGCCTGCTCGGACCTTCGGGGTCAGGCAAGACCACGCTGCTCAGGATCGCCGCCGGCATAGAGGCGCAGAGCACGGGACGGCTCTTGCTCAATGACAGGGAAATCGCCGGCCCATCCGTTTTCCTGCCTCCCGAGCAACGCTCGATCGGACTGGTCTTCCAGGATTTCGCGCTATTCCCGCACCTGACGATCCTCGAAAATGTGCGCTTCGGTCTGACGGCGCTGTCGAAGGAGGAGGGGCGAAAGCAGGGCATGATCGCGCTGGAACGTGTCGGCCTTACCCCTCTTGCCGAGGCTTATCCGCATATGCTGTCAGGAGGCGAGCAGCAGCGCGTGGCGCTGGCGCGCGCGCTTGCCCCTCGCCCGGCGGTGCTGCTTCTCGACGAGCCGTTCTCCGGGCTTGATTCGCGCCTCAAGGATTCGGTGCGCGCCGAAACGCTGGAAATCCTTCGGCGCAGCAGGGCAACTGCCATCGTGGTCACGCATGACGCGGAGGAGGCAATGCGCATGGGTGACCGCATAGCGCTTCTCAAGGGTGGCAGGCTTGTGCAGGTCGGCCGTTCGCGCGACCTCTACCTGCGTCCGGCAAGCCTGTTTGCCGCCGGGTTCTTCTCGGAGCTCAACCTCTTTCACGGAAAAGTGCGCAACAGCACGGTCGAAACGCCGGTCGGGACCTTTGCGGCGGGAGAACTCAGTGAGGGCGCGGATGCGACCGTCGCGGTGCGCACCGCCGGATTCGACCTCAGCGAAGACGCGGGCGCAGTGCGGGTGAAGGTGTTGTCGCGGCACTATCTTGGCGTTGTCGAAATGGTTGAGCTAGCCCTTCAAGGCTATGAACAACCGGTGCGTGCGCGCATAAGGTGCGGCGTTGTGCCCGAGGCTGCGCGCGATATCTGGTTGACGCCACGCACTTCCGACGTACTTGTGTTTGAATCTGAACGCGAAAGCGCATAG
- the moaD gene encoding molybdopterin converting factor subunit 1, translating into MTKLVYFAWVRERIGKREEELDLPADVRTVADLLTWLQGQGDGYANALQQPEVIRVAINEEHVDHREAIAGAREIALFPPMTGG; encoded by the coding sequence ATGACGAAGCTGGTCTATTTCGCCTGGGTCCGCGAGCGCATCGGCAAGCGCGAGGAGGAACTCGACCTTCCGGCGGACGTTCGCACGGTGGCCGACCTGTTGACATGGCTGCAAGGGCAGGGCGACGGCTACGCCAATGCGCTGCAACAGCCGGAAGTCATCCGCGTGGCGATCAATGAAGAGCATGTGGATCACCGCGAGGCGATTGCGGGCGCGCGGGAGATCGCACTGTTCCCGCCGATGACAGGCGGCTGA
- a CDS encoding twin-arginine translocase TatA/TatE family subunit: MGSFSIWHWLIVLVVVLLLFGRGKIPELMGDMAKGIKSFKKGMADDEEKADDSRTVEHRADETVEPGVKAKKG; encoded by the coding sequence ATGGGTTCGTTTTCGATTTGGCACTGGCTTATCGTGCTTGTGGTCGTCCTTCTGCTGTTTGGCCGCGGCAAGATTCCCGAGTTGATGGGTGACATGGCCAAGGGCATCAAGAGCTTCAAGAAGGGCATGGCCGACGACGAGGAAAAGGCTGACGATTCCCGCACGGTTGAGCATCGCGCCGACGAGACCGTCGAGCCGGGCGTCAAGGCAAAGAAGGGCTGA
- the uvrC gene encoding excinuclease ABC subunit UvrC, whose protein sequence is MNKGQQVSQGRNASQDMPDLDFDDEDETVEGVSASVGAEPTFTSIDWTADPGDADGKAGADVIQTLVKRLPNAPGVYRMMNAAGDVLYVGKARSLKKRVTAYAQGRFHTNRIGRMVRETATMEFVVTRTEIEALLLEANLIKRLRPRFNVLMRDDKSFPYILITGDHPSPGIFKHRGARSRKGDYFGPFASAQAVGRTINSLQRAFLIRSCTDSFFENRTRPCLLFQIKRCSGPCTNEISHDAYLELVAEAKDFLSGRSLAVKAEISTQMQEASEHLDFERAAIYRDRLAALSHVQSHQGINPQGIDEADVFAIHQEGGQTCIQVFFFRTGQNWGNRAYFPKADPALEPGEVLGSFLSQFYDDKPIPRSLLLSLAVEEQELLGEAFSARAGRKVSIGVPQRGEKKDLVDHALQNAREALGRRLAETSTQARLLEGLAGTFGLEKPPVRIEVYDNSHIMGTNAVGAMIVAGPEGFVKNQYRKFNIRSTDITPGDDFGMMREVMQRRFSRLLKEHGEEIEEGNGEFPAWPDVILIDGGQGQMTAVRAILADLGIEDRVVAIGVAKGQDREAGRERFFVRGRDSFSLPVRDPVLYFIQRLRDEAHRFAIGSHRARRKKEMVRNPLDEIAGIGPTRKRALLLHFGTAKAVGRAAMEDLTAVEGISEAVARVVYNHFHEK, encoded by the coding sequence GTGAACAAAGGACAGCAAGTGAGTCAGGGAAGAAACGCCTCTCAGGATATGCCGGATCTCGACTTCGACGATGAAGACGAGACGGTGGAGGGCGTATCCGCATCTGTCGGCGCGGAGCCCACCTTCACGTCCATCGATTGGACGGCCGACCCCGGTGATGCCGACGGCAAGGCGGGCGCCGATGTCATCCAGACACTGGTGAAGCGGCTGCCCAATGCTCCGGGCGTCTACCGCATGATGAACGCGGCGGGCGACGTGCTCTACGTGGGCAAGGCGCGCAGCCTGAAAAAGCGCGTCACTGCCTATGCGCAAGGACGCTTCCACACCAATCGCATCGGGCGAATGGTGCGTGAGACCGCGACAATGGAGTTCGTCGTCACGCGCACCGAGATCGAGGCGCTGCTGCTGGAGGCAAACCTCATCAAGCGGCTGCGCCCGCGCTTCAACGTGCTGATGCGCGACGACAAGTCGTTTCCCTACATCCTGATTACCGGCGATCATCCGTCGCCGGGCATCTTCAAGCATCGCGGCGCGCGCTCGCGCAAGGGCGACTATTTCGGCCCCTTTGCCTCGGCGCAGGCGGTGGGCCGCACCATCAATTCGCTCCAGCGGGCGTTCCTGATCCGCAGTTGCACCGACAGTTTCTTCGAAAACCGCACGCGCCCCTGCCTGCTTTTCCAGATCAAGCGCTGCTCCGGTCCCTGCACGAACGAGATATCGCACGACGCCTATCTCGAACTCGTCGCGGAAGCGAAGGATTTCCTGTCCGGCCGCAGTTTGGCGGTGAAGGCCGAGATTTCCACGCAGATGCAGGAGGCTTCGGAGCATCTCGATTTCGAGCGGGCGGCGATCTATCGCGACCGGCTTGCCGCATTGTCGCATGTCCAGAGCCATCAGGGCATCAATCCGCAGGGCATCGACGAGGCCGACGTGTTCGCCATCCATCAGGAGGGCGGCCAGACCTGCATTCAGGTGTTCTTCTTCCGCACCGGGCAGAACTGGGGCAATCGCGCCTATTTCCCGAAAGCCGATCCCGCGCTTGAACCCGGCGAAGTGCTGGGCTCGTTCCTGTCGCAGTTCTACGACGACAAGCCCATCCCGCGTTCACTTCTGCTTTCGCTGGCGGTTGAGGAGCAGGAATTGCTTGGAGAGGCGTTCTCCGCGCGGGCGGGACGCAAGGTTTCCATCGGCGTTCCGCAACGCGGTGAGAAAAAGGACCTCGTGGACCACGCCTTGCAGAACGCGCGAGAAGCGCTTGGCCGCCGGTTGGCTGAAACGTCGACGCAGGCGCGGCTGCTGGAAGGTCTCGCCGGCACCTTCGGGCTGGAAAAGCCGCCAGTCCGCATCGAGGTCTATGACAATTCGCACATCATGGGCACCAACGCGGTAGGCGCCATGATCGTGGCGGGGCCGGAAGGCTTTGTGAAAAACCAGTATCGAAAGTTCAACATCCGCTCGACCGACATCACGCCGGGCGACGATTTCGGCATGATGCGCGAGGTCATGCAGCGACGGTTTTCCCGGCTGCTGAAGGAGCATGGGGAGGAGATCGAGGAAGGCAACGGCGAGTTTCCGGCTTGGCCCGATGTCATCCTGATCGATGGCGGGCAGGGGCAGATGACGGCGGTTCGCGCCATTCTGGCCGATCTCGGTATCGAGGATCGCGTGGTCGCCATCGGCGTTGCCAAGGGGCAGGATCGGGAGGCCGGACGCGAGCGCTTCTTCGTTCGCGGCCGCGATTCATTTTCGCTGCCGGTGCGCGATCCGGTTCTCTATTTCATCCAGCGTTTGCGCGACGAAGCCCATCGCTTCGCCATCGGTTCGCATCGCGCGCGTCGCAAGAAGGAGATGGTTCGCAATCCCCTTGACGAAATCGCCGGCATCGGGCCGACCCGTAAGCGCGCCCTTTTGCTGCACTTCGGCACGGCAAAAGCAGTTGGCCGCGCCGCCATGGAGGATCTGACCGCCGTGGAGGGCATTTCCGAGGCCGTCGCGCGCGTGGTCTACAATCATTTTCACGAGAAGTAG
- the scpB gene encoding SMC-Scp complex subunit ScpB produces the protein MSEQASAKVMPFRVDDEEQDAAAAALSTAERLLLAETARMAEALVFASSEPVSERALAERLPDGADVAAAMRHLQEIYSKRGVNLVRVGDAWAFRTAGDLAFLMSRDTVQQRKLSRAALEVLAIVAYHQPVTRAEIEDIRGVETSKGTLDTLLESEWVRMRGRRKTPGRPVTYGTTEAFLDHFQLESIRDLPGIEELKGAGLLSARMPSNFSIPLPLADPDELTEDEDPLTDIDLEELGLLTPRDRDA, from the coding sequence ATGAGCGAACAGGCGAGCGCGAAGGTCATGCCCTTCAGGGTCGATGACGAGGAACAGGACGCGGCGGCAGCGGCGCTGAGCACGGCCGAGAGGCTGCTTCTGGCGGAGACGGCGCGCATGGCCGAGGCGCTGGTTTTTGCAAGCAGCGAGCCCGTCAGCGAAAGGGCGCTGGCGGAGCGGTTGCCGGACGGTGCCGATGTGGCCGCCGCCATGCGCCATTTGCAGGAGATCTATTCGAAGCGCGGCGTCAATCTCGTGCGCGTCGGCGACGCCTGGGCTTTCCGCACCGCAGGCGACCTCGCGTTCCTGATGAGCCGCGACACGGTGCAGCAACGCAAGCTGTCGCGCGCGGCGCTGGAGGTTCTGGCCATCGTTGCCTATCATCAGCCGGTTACGCGCGCCGAGATCGAGGACATTCGCGGTGTCGAGACCTCGAAGGGCACGCTCGACACGCTCCTTGAATCCGAATGGGTGCGCATGCGCGGCCGCCGCAAGACGCCGGGAAGGCCGGTCACCTATGGCACGACCGAGGCGTTTCTGGACCATTTCCAGCTCGAATCCATCCGCGACCTGCCGGGAATCGAGGAGTTGAAGGGCGCCGGGCTGCTGTCGGCCCGCATGCCGTCCAATTTCTCCATTCCGCTGCCGCTTGCCGATCCCGATGAACTGACCGAGGACGAGGACCCGCTGACCGACATCGACCTTGAAGAACTCGGCCTGTTGACACCCAGGGACCGGGATGCTTGA
- the pgsA gene encoding CDP-diacylglycerol--glycerol-3-phosphate 3-phosphatidyltransferase: MASRAFNLPNMLTYGRILAVPLVVLCFFLEGRLQSSDFARWSALIIFVVASVTDYFDGYLARAWQQTSNIGRMLDPIADKLLVATCLLLLAADTDRTIAGWTLWAAIIILCREILVSGLREYLADLKVSVPVTRLAKWKTTIQMVAIAVLLAGPALDKIISYATETGIALLWIAALITLYTGYDYFRAGLKHIIDE; the protein is encoded by the coding sequence ATGGCATCTCGTGCATTCAATCTACCCAATATGCTCACCTATGGCCGCATTCTGGCGGTGCCGCTGGTTGTGCTTTGCTTTTTTCTCGAAGGCAGGCTGCAATCCAGCGATTTCGCGCGCTGGTCGGCATTGATCATTTTCGTCGTGGCGAGCGTGACGGATTATTTTGACGGCTATCTCGCCCGCGCCTGGCAGCAGACCTCCAACATAGGCCGGATGCTCGACCCGATTGCCGACAAGCTGCTGGTGGCGACGTGCCTTCTGTTGCTGGCCGCCGACACCGACCGCACCATTGCCGGTTGGACTTTGTGGGCGGCGATCATCATCCTGTGCCGGGAAATCCTCGTTTCCGGCCTGCGCGAATATCTGGCCGATCTCAAGGTGAGCGTGCCGGTGACGCGGCTGGCGAAATGGAAAACGACAATCCAGATGGTTGCCATCGCCGTGCTGCTGGCGGGTCCGGCGCTGGACAAGATCATTTCTTATGCGACCGAGACCGGGATCGCGCTGTTGTGGATCGCGGCGCTGATCACGCTCTACACCGGCTACGACTATTTCCGAGCCGGGCTGAAGCACATCATCGACGAATGA
- the nagZ gene encoding beta-N-acetylhexosaminidase, with amino-acid sequence MSESQAIIFGCAGKALTPEERAFYAGERPWGFILFARNIGEPTQIADLVAALRDSVGRPDAPVFIDQEGGRVQRLRPPIAPNYPSGSAVGAVYQSDRQAGLRAAWLLARLHAFDLLRFGINADCLPVLDVPVAGASDVIGARAYGTDPETVAALGRATAEGLMSGGVLPVMKHIPGHGRATADTHFELPTVHETLDELRRHDFAPFKALNDLPMAMTAHVVFDAIDPDRPATTSEKVVREIVRGEIAFDGLLISDDTSMKALSGDFPDKSAAILAAGVDIVLHCNGVMEEMLGIAAGAGPLQGRSLERAQRALSFIDTRDAAIEAEIRAEFADYFEAVA; translated from the coding sequence ATGAGCGAATCACAAGCGATTATATTCGGCTGTGCGGGCAAGGCCCTGACGCCTGAGGAACGCGCATTCTACGCGGGTGAGCGGCCATGGGGCTTCATCCTGTTTGCCCGCAACATCGGCGAACCGACGCAGATCGCCGATCTCGTCGCAGCGCTGCGCGACAGCGTCGGCAGGCCCGATGCACCCGTTTTTATCGATCAGGAGGGCGGGCGCGTGCAGCGGCTTCGCCCGCCGATTGCGCCAAACTATCCTTCCGGTTCCGCCGTCGGGGCCGTCTACCAGTCCGACCGGCAGGCGGGGCTTCGCGCGGCGTGGCTGCTGGCGCGCCTGCATGCCTTCGACCTGCTGCGCTTCGGCATCAACGCCGATTGCCTTCCCGTGCTCGACGTGCCGGTTGCGGGCGCCAGTGACGTGATCGGCGCGCGGGCCTATGGCACAGACCCCGAAACGGTGGCGGCACTTGGCCGCGCGACCGCCGAGGGGCTGATGTCCGGTGGCGTGCTGCCGGTGATGAAGCACATTCCCGGTCATGGCCGGGCGACCGCCGACACGCATTTCGAACTGCCTACGGTCCATGAAACGCTGGACGAATTGCGCAGGCACGATTTCGCCCCGTTCAAAGCGCTGAATGACCTGCCGATGGCGATGACTGCGCATGTCGTTTTCGATGCGATCGATCCGGATCGCCCAGCCACGACGTCCGAGAAGGTCGTGCGGGAGATCGTACGGGGAGAAATCGCGTTCGATGGGCTGCTCATCAGCGACGACACGTCGATGAAGGCGCTTTCTGGGGATTTCCCCGATAAATCGGCGGCGATCCTTGCGGCGGGCGTCGATATCGTCCTTCACTGCAACGGGGTCATGGAGGAAATGCTGGGCATTGCCGCCGGGGCCGGGCCGCTTCAGGGCCGCTCGCTGGAGCGCGCGCAACGGGCGCTCTCCTTCATTGATACAAGGGACGCCGCGATCGAGGCCGAAATCAGGGCTGAGTTCGCGGATTATTTCGAAGCTGTGGCGTAG
- a CDS encoding segregation/condensation protein A codes for MDRLWAEDTSLRAEERATDEPELVVDVAGFEGPLDLLLHLARNQKVDLTRISVLALAEQYLGFIAKVRELRLEIAADYLVMAAWLAFLKSKLLIPKQKDEAGESGEELAAVLQFRLQRLEAMRDAAARLVNRNRLGRDVFARGMPETVIVEKRSQFSATLYDLLSAYAAERQRRAITNVRIAFRKVWSLKDARQLLSRMIGEIDDWTSLDVFLIDYLTTPEQRATAIASSFAASLEMVREGEIEIRQEAAFKPLYMRGRPASAKPKPVNA; via the coding sequence ATGGATCGGTTGTGGGCCGAGGATACGTCCTTGCGCGCCGAGGAACGGGCGACCGACGAGCCTGAACTTGTGGTCGACGTGGCGGGGTTCGAAGGTCCACTCGACCTTCTCCTGCATCTTGCGCGCAACCAGAAGGTGGACCTGACGCGCATTTCCGTGCTGGCGCTGGCCGAGCAATATCTGGGCTTCATTGCCAAGGTGCGCGAACTGCGCCTTGAGATCGCTGCCGACTATCTGGTGATGGCGGCCTGGCTCGCCTTCCTCAAGTCGAAGCTGCTGATCCCGAAGCAGAAGGACGAGGCGGGCGAAAGTGGCGAGGAACTGGCCGCTGTGCTGCAATTCCGCCTTCAGCGACTGGAAGCCATGCGCGACGCGGCGGCGCGGCTGGTCAACCGCAACCGGCTGGGCCGCGACGTGTTCGCGCGCGGCATGCCGGAGACGGTGATCGTTGAAAAGCGCAGCCAGTTTTCAGCGACCCTCTACGACTTGTTGTCGGCCTATGCCGCCGAGCGCCAGCGCCGCGCCATAACCAATGTGCGCATCGCCTTCCGCAAGGTCTGGTCGCTCAAGGATGCGCGGCAATTGCTGTCGCGCATGATCGGCGAAATCGACGACTGGACCAGCCTCGACGTTTTCCTGATCGACTATCTGACGACGCCGGAGCAGCGCGCCACCGCGATTGCCAGTTCCTTTGCGGCGAGCCTCGAAATGGTGCGCGAGGGCGAGATCGAGATAAGGCAGGAGGCCGCATTCAAGCCCCTCTACATGCGCGGACGTCCGGCGTCCGCCAAACCAAAACCGGTGAATGCATGA
- the ndk gene encoding nucleoside-diphosphate kinase, protein MAIERTFSMIKPDATKRNLTGAITKMLEDAGLRVVASRRVWMSRREAEGFYAVHKERPFFDELCEFMSSGPTVVQVLEGENAIARNREVMGATNPANAAEGTIRKVHALSIGENSVHGSDAPETAAQEMKYWFSDTEIVG, encoded by the coding sequence ATGGCGATTGAACGCACGTTTTCCATGATCAAGCCGGATGCGACCAAGCGCAACCTGACCGGCGCGATCACCAAGATGCTCGAAGATGCCGGCCTGCGCGTCGTGGCCTCCCGCCGTGTGTGGATGAGCCGCCGCGAAGCCGAAGGGTTCTATGCGGTCCACAAGGAGCGCCCCTTCTTCGACGAACTGTGCGAATTCATGTCCTCCGGCCCGACGGTCGTGCAGGTGCTGGAAGGCGAGAACGCAATCGCCAGGAACCGCGAAGTGATGGGCGCAACAAACCCCGCCAACGCCGCCGAGGGAACGATCCGCAAGGTGCACGCGCTTTCCATCGGCGAAAACTCCGTCCACGGCTCCGACGCGCCGGAAACCGCCGCACAGGAAATGAAGTACTGGTTTTCGGACACCGAAATCGTCGGTTGA
- the tatC gene encoding twin-arginine translocase subunit TatC has translation MEKSSAPLIEHLIELRTRLIWSIGGFFVAFLVCFFFAKQLFNLLVVPFKWAVHWAGLPQDKVELIYTAPQEFFFTQIKLAMFGGMVLAFPLIAMQVYKFIAPGLYRNERAAFLPFLIASPILFLLGAALVYFFFTPMVMWFFLAMQQTGGDGEVQISLLPKVSEYLSLIMTLIFSFGLVFQLPVVTTLMARVGLLSSKALKEKRKWAIVFAFVVAAVLTPPDPVSQIGLALPTILLYEISIWTARMIEKKRDEEAAKRAAEDESATPA, from the coding sequence ATGGAGAAAAGCTCCGCTCCTTTGATCGAGCACCTGATTGAACTGCGGACCCGGCTGATCTGGTCGATCGGCGGGTTTTTCGTGGCATTTCTGGTCTGCTTCTTCTTCGCCAAGCAACTCTTCAACCTCCTGGTGGTGCCGTTCAAATGGGCGGTGCACTGGGCCGGCCTCCCGCAAGACAAGGTAGAACTGATCTATACCGCGCCGCAGGAATTCTTCTTCACGCAGATCAAGCTCGCCATGTTCGGCGGAATGGTGCTCGCCTTTCCGCTCATTGCCATGCAGGTCTATAAATTCATCGCGCCCGGCCTCTATCGCAATGAGCGGGCGGCGTTCCTGCCGTTCCTGATCGCTTCGCCCATCCTGTTCCTGCTCGGTGCGGCGCTGGTCTATTTCTTCTTTACGCCGATGGTGATGTGGTTCTTCCTCGCCATGCAGCAGACGGGCGGTGACGGAGAGGTGCAGATTTCCCTCCTGCCGAAAGTGTCCGAATATCTGAGCCTCATCATGACGCTCATCTTCTCGTTCGGGCTGGTTTTCCAGCTTCCTGTTGTGACGACGCTCATGGCGCGCGTCGGCCTGTTGTCGTCGAAGGCGCTCAAGGAAAAGCGCAAATGGGCAATCGTCTTTGCATTCGTCGTTGCGGCGGTGCTGACACCGCCTGATCCGGTCAGCCAGATCGGCCTCGCCCTGCCGACGATCCTGCTCTACGAAATTTCGATCTGGACCGCGCGCATGATCGAGAAAAAGCGCGACGAGGAAGCGGCAAAGCGCGCGGCAGAGGATGAAAGCGCGACGCCGGCTTGA
- a CDS encoding molybdenum cofactor biosynthesis protein MoaE: MSIAPTIRIQPQDFDLAGEVAALTGGRSDVGAVVTFTGLCRDEGGSLAALELEHYPGMAESEIGRIAEEALQRWPLTGLTAIHRYGRIAPGENIVLVVTASAHRQAAFEAASFLMDYLKSRAPFWKKEHRTDGTDGDWVAAKRSDEQAARRWKK, from the coding sequence GTGTCGATTGCGCCGACGATCCGCATTCAGCCGCAGGATTTCGACCTGGCGGGGGAAGTCGCGGCGCTGACGGGCGGCAGGTCCGATGTCGGCGCGGTGGTGACTTTCACGGGCCTTTGTCGGGATGAAGGCGGCAGCCTGGCGGCGCTGGAACTGGAACATTATCCCGGCATGGCCGAATCCGAGATCGGACGGATCGCCGAGGAAGCGCTGCAACGGTGGCCGCTGACCGGGCTGACTGCGATCCATCGTTACGGCCGGATCGCCCCCGGCGAAAACATCGTGCTGGTGGTCACGGCCTCGGCGCACCGGCAGGCGGCGTTCGAAGCCGCGTCCTTCCTGATGGATTACCTGAAATCCCGCGCGCCGTTCTGGAAGAAAGAGCACCGCACCGACGGGACCGACGGCGACTGGGTCGCAGCCAAGCGATCGGACGAGCAGGCCGCGCGGCGCTGGAAGAAGTAA
- a CDS encoding glutathione S-transferase family protein: MTIVLYELAGADEKRPFSPHCWKTVMSLAHKGLSWDSAPTHFIDVPKIEGGVSKTVPVIRDGDKVISDSFAIALYLEETYPDRPSLFRGKGGEAMARFIERWSQTQLHPFMGSAALMDLYEMQDAPNKAYFRESREKRYGKALEAVVEDRDSHLDAFRKRLEPLRDMLAYQPFIGGQAPLYPDYIVFGAFQWTRIASPYGFLAGDDPVASWMERCLDLYDGLARKVPAAA, encoded by the coding sequence ATGACAATTGTTCTATACGAGTTGGCGGGCGCAGATGAAAAGCGCCCCTTCAGCCCGCATTGTTGGAAAACCGTGATGTCGCTGGCGCATAAGGGCCTTTCATGGGACTCGGCCCCGACGCACTTCATCGATGTGCCGAAGATCGAGGGCGGCGTGTCAAAGACGGTTCCGGTCATTCGCGACGGCGACAAGGTGATCTCCGACTCCTTCGCCATCGCTCTCTATCTCGAGGAAACCTATCCAGACCGCCCCTCGCTCTTTCGCGGCAAGGGCGGAGAAGCGATGGCGCGCTTCATCGAGCGCTGGTCGCAAACGCAGCTTCATCCCTTCATGGGATCGGCCGCGCTGATGGACCTTTATGAAATGCAGGACGCGCCCAATAAGGCTTATTTCAGGGAAAGCCGGGAAAAGCGCTATGGAAAGGCTCTGGAAGCGGTGGTCGAGGACCGGGACAGCCATCTCGATGCGTTCCGGAAGCGTCTCGAGCCGTTGCGCGATATGCTGGCATACCAGCCGTTCATCGGCGGGCAGGCGCCGCTTTACCCTGACTATATCGTATTCGGCGCCTTCCAGTGGACACGCATCGCATCGCCCTACGGTTTCCTGGCCGGTGACGACCCCGTGGCCAGTTGGATGGAGCGTTGCCTCGACCTCTATGATGGCCTCGCGCGCAAGGTTCCTGCGGCTGCCTGA